The following are encoded in a window of Hemiscyllium ocellatum isolate sHemOce1 chromosome 35, sHemOce1.pat.X.cur, whole genome shotgun sequence genomic DNA:
- the LOC132832684 gene encoding zinc-binding protein A33-like, producing the protein MERNMKRFDEDLASLEKKISNISAATKHQGNLSFLKEVKRLREKYLVKEDKVKSAQRHEGEEEGSEVQDCKGDEPEESLAFSRRKYKGFRGPLLYTVWKQMRQVISPVPASLTLNPNTAHPELTLSEDLTSVWFGGSGLIFFDFQERFDRAPCVLGAQGFTSGEHYWEVEVGEKADWGVGVTTESANRKGRLTLRPEGGYWVLWLTNGNQYEVTESSRIPLTLRVKPSTVGVYLDYEGGQVTFYNADSMSILYTFIDTFTEKLFPFFYPGSNNKDNNCAPLKLAKFWTIHS; encoded by the exons ATGGAGAGAAATATGAAAAGATTTGATGAGGATCTAGCGTCACTTGAGAAGAAGATTTCAAACATCAGCGCAGCCACAAAACACCAAGGCAATCTCTCTTTTCTCAAG GAAGtgaagagattgagagaaaa ATACTTGGTCAAAGAGGACAAAGTGAAAAGTGCCCAGAGGCATGAAGGTGAAGAAGAAGGCAGTGAGGTCCAGGATTGCAAGGGAGATGAACCAGAAGAGAGCCTTGCGTTTTCGAGAAGGAAATACAAAGGATTCCGAGGCCCGTTACTctacacagtgtggaagcaaatgAGACAGGTCATCTCTCCGG TTCCGGCCTCGCTGACTCTAAACCCAAACACAGCACATCCGGAGCTCACCCTCTCGGAAGATCTCACCAGTGTGTGGTTTGGCGGCAGTGGGTTAATCTTTTTTGATTTTCAGGAGAGATTTGACAGAGCTCCATGTGTCCTGGGGGCACAGGGATTCACATCAGGGGAACACTACTGGGAGGTGGAGGTAGGGGAGAAGGCTGACTGGGGAGTGGGTGTGACTACAGAGTCTGCAAATAGGAAGGGACGGCTTACACTTCGTCCTGAAGGTGGTTACTGGGTTCTGTGGCTGACAAATGGGAATCAATATGAAGTCACAGAAAGCTCACGAATCCCCCTGACTCTGAGAGTGAAGCCCAGCACCGTCGGAGTTTACCTGGATTATGAGGGAGGACAGGTGACCTTTTACAATGCTGATAGTATGTCCATTCTCTACACATTCATTGACACATTCACCGAAAAACTCTTTCCCTTTTTCTATCCTGGATCAAACAACAAGGATAACAATTGTGCACCACTTAAACTGGCTAAGTTTTGGACCATACATTCCTAA